In Polynucleobacter sp. AP-Ainpum-60-G11, one DNA window encodes the following:
- the flgG gene encoding flagellar basal-body rod protein FlgG translates to MLRSLWIAKTGMDSQQFNLDVITNNLANSSTTAFKRVQPMFQDLLYTTLRSAGSASNAQNLLPTGLQIGAGAAVTSTERNNIQGGLIQTGNQLDVAIQGNGFFQIQLADGTLAYTRNGQFSKSATGQIVTMQGNVVAGGGVIPANATSITINQAGLVQYTLQGNTNAIQAGQLTMANFINPAGLQALGGGNFIPTPASGTAQNNIAGSNGMGTTNQYYIEQSNVNVAEELVNLIAAQRAYEINTRAVTASDQILQRVSNMGQ, encoded by the coding sequence ATGTTACGTTCCTTATGGATAGCAAAAACAGGTATGGACTCTCAGCAGTTCAACCTGGACGTTATTACCAATAACTTAGCAAACTCATCGACTACCGCTTTTAAGCGTGTGCAGCCGATGTTTCAGGATTTGCTCTACACCACATTGCGTTCTGCAGGTTCTGCATCCAATGCACAAAATCTCTTACCAACTGGTTTACAGATCGGTGCTGGTGCTGCGGTTACCTCAACAGAGCGAAACAATATTCAAGGTGGATTAATCCAAACTGGTAACCAGTTGGATGTAGCTATTCAGGGCAATGGATTCTTTCAAATCCAGTTAGCAGATGGCACATTGGCTTACACCCGAAATGGTCAGTTTAGTAAGAGCGCAACCGGTCAGATTGTGACGATGCAGGGTAACGTGGTTGCGGGTGGCGGAGTGATACCGGCCAATGCAACATCAATCACAATTAACCAAGCTGGTTTAGTTCAGTACACATTGCAGGGTAATACCAATGCAATTCAAGCCGGTCAGTTGACTATGGCTAACTTCATTAATCCAGCCGGTTTACAGGCTCTGGGCGGTGGTAACTTTATTCCTACGCCTGCATCAGGAACTGCACAAAATAATATTGCTGGATCAAATGGTATGGGTACAACAAACCAATACTACATCGAGCAATCTAACGTAAACGTTGCTGAAGAATTGGTCAATTTGATTGCAGCGCAACGTGCCTATGAAATTAATACACGTGCAGTAACGGCATCTGATCAGATTTTGCAACGCGTAAGTAATATGGGTCAGTAA
- a CDS encoding flagellar basal body L-ring protein FlgH: MMKLFRAYRGLSISVLSAIILGGCASADRPSLLTTPSSARPRPIQETSANMGSLYPANSGGPYVNAVSHRPLFEDRRARNVGDTLTVVLNETTSAAKNSGMSAARKANASSQFGNTGTTPFGPYTSVANIANFGGSGDLKSEGTGASAASNTFAGTITVTVVEILSNGNLVVAGEKQVAVSNEEEIIRFGGVVNPNTLVFNQVSSQQVADARIEYRGRGATDDTQGTGWFTRLMLKLAPF, from the coding sequence ATGATGAAATTATTTAGAGCCTATCGCGGACTTTCAATTTCAGTATTGAGTGCCATTATTTTGGGTGGTTGCGCAAGTGCTGATCGTCCATCACTACTGACAACACCATCTTCTGCAAGGCCAAGACCCATTCAAGAAACATCAGCTAATATGGGCAGCCTTTATCCAGCAAACTCTGGTGGGCCTTATGTCAATGCGGTGAGTCATCGCCCTCTATTTGAAGACCGTCGTGCTCGCAATGTGGGTGACACATTAACTGTTGTATTGAATGAGACAACCAGTGCTGCGAAGAATTCTGGAATGTCAGCTGCACGTAAAGCAAATGCGAGCTCACAGTTTGGTAATACTGGAACAACTCCATTTGGACCCTATACCAGCGTTGCCAACATCGCTAACTTTGGAGGTTCTGGAGATCTCAAGAGCGAGGGCACAGGTGCTAGTGCAGCGAGTAATACATTCGCGGGCACCATTACGGTTACTGTTGTTGAGATTTTGTCTAACGGTAACTTAGTCGTTGCTGGTGAGAAGCAAGTTGCCGTGAGTAACGAAGAAGAAATTATCCGTTTTGGCGGTGTAGTAAACCCCAATACATTGGTCTTTAATCAAGTGTCTTCACAGCAAGTTGCTGATGCGCGTATTGAATACCGTGGACGTGGTGCAACTGATGATACTCAAGGTACTGGTTGGTTTACAAGGTTGATGTTAAAACTCGCGCCATTCTGA